A section of the Streptomyces sp. V3I8 genome encodes:
- a CDS encoding family 78 glycoside hydrolase catalytic domain — MPGSRPRPRSRHRRPVPVLLAGLTAFATVLAGAVTADATTTATISPDRLRTQHLSQALGIDDTTPDLSWETAARAADTRQSAYRVQAASSPDLLRRGRPDLWDSGKVRSTVPRTTYAGKELGSRDRVYWRVMLWSSHGPRDSGWSGTAVFETGLTRQSDWDADWITHPDWRLSGRTAEPVVVEVPRTTARYVRLDVTKLGLPLEENFPDRTWRVQLGEIDVRDSATSTEGLARGAAVTASETNTLRKTWEPALAADGLPNSALQTAAGYASAAHTGADVSGTPVVVTLDLKSAKTFDQVALYPRADVLTADGRVPNFPVDYALSGGDSATGPFTTLARVDGQKAPEPYLPAGLPLLTDDFKLPGKVRSARLYIGGLGIYDATLNGEPVGDAVLEPANTDYAERVQYATYDVTDRLRAGANTLGAALGNGMSNVVSTADRYRKLYGNLSDPKLIARLEVTLADGSVRTVTSGDDWRTTLGPTTSSNWYGGEDYDARREIAHWDEPGGDRRGWTEAVTVAAPGGAEKPAVLSARETEPIRVVETLKGKEVEGAPNSRVFDLGRNIAGWPEITVSAPAGTPVRVYPAESLKDGHAFQSISNVGGPLWDSYTTRGARTETWHPRFSYHGFRYLELRGVPEGAKVTVRGKVLRTDNTSAGDFESSDPLVNDIHSLIRRSVEGNMMSVLTDCPSREKLGWLEQNQLVFPALAGNYDMRSYLRKIVRDMADAQTTDGLIPSTVPEYTSLPGAYRNDSNWGGAFVLVPWQLYTTYGDRDTMATYYPRMRRYADFLGTQVSGGILDYGLGDWFTPDRTFPRAVAGTYGYWRVLDALSATAAVLGDQEAADTYRAKADASATALAAKYYDSATGTFGGGGQGAEALALDMGAYPAGEKDRLLTHFTTAVKDAGYHLTLGEISLPAAFRVLSVNGRDDIVHSIATQTTSPSYGYQVRAGNTTLGESWDGGPGQSQNHFMLGAVDSWFTTRVAGIGQTADSVGYAELLVDPAVEGDLTSASGSYRTPYGVARTGWKRDGGRFRLTVDVPAGSTAEVHVPLFGGKATAPAGAHPVRTAGDEAVYEVGSGSWTFRSTAP, encoded by the coding sequence ATGCCCGGATCCCGTCCGCGTCCCCGCAGCAGACATCGGCGCCCCGTGCCGGTCCTCCTCGCCGGGCTGACCGCGTTCGCCACCGTGCTGGCCGGCGCCGTCACCGCCGACGCCACCACCACCGCCACCATCAGCCCGGACCGGCTGCGCACCCAGCACCTGAGCCAGGCCCTCGGCATCGACGACACCACGCCCGACCTGAGCTGGGAGACCGCGGCCCGCGCCGCGGACACCCGGCAGAGCGCCTACCGCGTCCAGGCGGCGAGCTCGCCGGACCTGCTGCGACGCGGCAGGCCCGACCTGTGGGACTCGGGCAAGGTCCGCTCGACGGTCCCGCGGACCACGTACGCGGGGAAGGAGCTCGGCTCCCGCGACCGCGTGTACTGGCGGGTCATGCTCTGGTCGTCGCACGGGCCGCGTGACTCGGGCTGGAGCGGCACCGCCGTCTTCGAGACCGGCCTGACCCGGCAGTCCGACTGGGACGCCGACTGGATCACCCACCCGGACTGGCGGCTGAGCGGGCGCACCGCCGAGCCGGTCGTCGTCGAGGTCCCCCGCACGACGGCCCGTTACGTGCGGCTGGACGTCACGAAACTGGGGCTGCCGCTGGAGGAGAACTTCCCCGACCGCACCTGGCGCGTCCAGCTCGGCGAGATCGACGTCCGCGACTCCGCCACCTCCACCGAGGGCCTGGCCCGCGGCGCCGCAGTGACGGCCTCCGAGACCAACACCCTGCGCAAGACCTGGGAGCCGGCCCTGGCCGCCGACGGCCTGCCCAACAGCGCGCTGCAGACCGCCGCCGGCTACGCGAGCGCGGCCCACACCGGCGCCGACGTCTCCGGCACACCCGTGGTCGTGACCCTCGACCTCAAGTCGGCCAAGACCTTCGACCAGGTGGCGCTGTACCCGCGCGCCGACGTCCTGACCGCGGACGGCCGCGTCCCGAACTTTCCCGTGGACTACGCCCTGTCGGGCGGCGACAGCGCCACCGGCCCGTTCACCACCCTCGCCCGCGTCGACGGACAGAAGGCCCCCGAGCCGTACCTCCCGGCCGGACTGCCCCTGCTCACCGACGACTTCAAGCTCCCCGGGAAGGTGCGCAGCGCCCGCCTGTACATCGGCGGCCTCGGCATCTACGACGCCACACTCAACGGCGAACCCGTGGGCGACGCCGTCCTGGAACCCGCCAACACCGACTACGCCGAACGCGTCCAGTACGCCACCTACGACGTCACCGACCGGCTGCGCGCCGGCGCCAACACCCTCGGGGCCGCCCTCGGCAACGGCATGTCCAACGTCGTGAGCACCGCCGACCGCTACCGCAAGCTGTACGGCAACCTGAGCGACCCCAAGCTGATCGCCCGGCTGGAGGTGACCCTGGCCGACGGCAGCGTGCGCACCGTCACGAGCGGCGACGACTGGCGCACCACCCTGGGACCCACCACCTCCTCCAACTGGTACGGCGGCGAGGACTACGACGCCCGCCGCGAGATCGCGCACTGGGACGAGCCGGGCGGCGACCGCCGCGGCTGGACCGAGGCCGTCACGGTGGCCGCTCCCGGTGGCGCGGAGAAGCCGGCCGTGCTCAGCGCCCGCGAGACCGAACCCATCAGGGTCGTCGAGACGCTCAAGGGCAAGGAGGTCGAAGGGGCTCCGAACAGCCGGGTGTTCGACCTCGGACGCAACATCGCCGGCTGGCCGGAGATCACCGTCAGCGCGCCCGCCGGCACGCCCGTCCGCGTCTACCCGGCCGAGAGCCTCAAGGACGGCCACGCCTTCCAGTCCATCAGCAACGTCGGCGGACCCCTCTGGGACAGCTACACCACCCGCGGCGCCCGCACCGAGACCTGGCACCCGCGCTTCAGCTACCACGGCTTCCGCTACCTGGAACTCAGGGGTGTGCCCGAGGGCGCGAAGGTGACCGTACGCGGCAAGGTGCTGCGCACCGACAACACCTCGGCCGGTGACTTCGAGAGCTCCGACCCGCTCGTCAACGACATCCACTCACTGATCCGGCGGTCCGTCGAGGGCAACATGATGAGCGTCCTCACCGACTGCCCCAGCCGGGAGAAACTGGGCTGGCTGGAGCAGAACCAGCTCGTCTTCCCGGCGCTCGCCGGCAACTACGACATGCGCTCCTACCTGCGCAAGATCGTGCGCGACATGGCCGACGCGCAGACCACGGACGGGCTGATCCCCAGCACCGTGCCCGAGTACACCAGCCTGCCCGGCGCCTACCGCAACGACTCCAACTGGGGCGGCGCGTTCGTCCTCGTCCCCTGGCAGCTCTACACGACCTACGGCGACCGGGACACGATGGCCACGTACTACCCGCGCATGCGGCGGTACGCCGACTTCCTCGGCACCCAGGTGTCCGGCGGGATCCTCGACTACGGGCTCGGCGACTGGTTCACCCCGGACCGCACCTTCCCGCGGGCCGTCGCCGGCACCTACGGCTACTGGCGTGTTCTCGACGCCCTGAGCGCGACGGCCGCCGTCCTCGGTGACCAGGAAGCGGCCGACACGTACCGGGCGAAGGCCGACGCGAGCGCGACAGCCCTCGCCGCGAAGTACTACGACTCCGCCACCGGCACCTTCGGCGGCGGTGGCCAGGGCGCCGAGGCCCTCGCCCTCGACATGGGCGCGTACCCGGCGGGGGAGAAGGACCGCCTGCTCACCCACTTCACCACCGCCGTGAAGGACGCCGGGTACCACCTGACGCTCGGCGAGATCTCCCTGCCGGCCGCGTTCCGCGTCCTGTCCGTCAACGGCCGCGACGACATCGTCCACTCGATCGCCACGCAGACCACCAGCCCCAGCTACGGCTACCAGGTGCGCGCCGGCAACACCACGCTCGGCGAGTCCTGGGACGGCGGACCCGGCCAGTCGCAGAACCACTTCATGCTCGGCGCCGTCGACTCCTGGTTCACCACCCGCGTCGCGGGCATCGGGCAGACCGCCGACTCGGTCGGCTACGCCGAACTGCTCGTCGACCCCGCCGTCGAGGGCGACCTGACCTCGGCGTCCGGCTCGTACCGCACGCCGTACGGAGTCGCGCGGACCGGGTGGAAGCGGGACGGCGGCCGGTTCCGCCTCACCGTGGACGTGCCCGCGGGCAGCACGGCGGAGGTGCACGTCCCCCTGTTCGGCGGGAAGGCCACGGCACCCGCCGGGGCACACCCCGTGCGCACCGCGGGGGACGAGGCGGTGTACGAGGTCGGCTCCGGCAGCTGGACCTTCCGCTCGACCGCCCCGTAG